In Amphiura filiformis unplaced genomic scaffold, Afil_fr2py scaffold_28, whole genome shotgun sequence, a single window of DNA contains:
- the LOC140143790 gene encoding adhesion G protein-coupled receptor E1-like translates to MIGVGWLVGFLGNLHINIAYIFDILSSLQGVYLVVVTCIINSEVRMALKREWTRKNGQVGQVRTIQVQPRQETQDTNG, encoded by the exons ATGATTGGAGTAGGCTGGTTGGTTGGTTTCCTGGGGAATCTGCATATCAACATTGCGTATATTTTCGATATACTGAGTTCCTTACAG GGAGTGTATCTCGTTGTTGTTACCTGCATTATTAACTCAGAG gtCCGAATGGCATTGAAACGAGAGTGGACGCGAAAAAATGGACAGGTCGGTCAA GTACGAACGATCCAAGTCCAACCAAGGCAAGAAACTCAAGACACAAATGGGTAA